The proteins below come from a single Oncorhynchus keta strain PuntledgeMale-10-30-2019 chromosome 1, Oket_V2, whole genome shotgun sequence genomic window:
- the LOC118391374 gene encoding lactosylceramide 1,3-N-acetyl-beta-D-glucosaminyltransferase A-like isoform X2 — MFMNFRRIRRCQRVQLVTTGFVLSVLMVCWVQLDHHVENRYLVNSFDFINKSFGISQQESESLSNFLYLINHHDKCNSNEVLLLLFVKSSPENLERRQAIRATWGNENYIQRELGANVRVLFALGVYSNPQQRGSVQRGLLGEDQVYGDLVQQDFVDTFHNLTIKLLLQFRWRHTYCSKARFLMSADDDIFIHMPNLVHYLQGLIQQGARDLWVGHVHRGAPPIRQKDSKYHVPYEMYQWPSYPDYTAGAGYVVSRDVAAKIYQATLFLNASLYIDDVFMGICANAMGVSPQEHVYFSGEGKAPYHPCIYDKMITSHGHVADVRRLWKAAMDPQIHDISSGQGLQLVSSSK; from the exons ATGTTTATGAATTTCAGAAGGATCAGAAGATGTCAACGTGTGCAGCTGGTGACGACAGGCTTTGTCCTGTCTGTGTTGATGGTGTGCTGGGTGCAGCTGGACCACCATGTGGAGAACCGTTACTTGGTCAACAGCTTTGACTTCATCAACAAGAGCTTTGGCATCAGCCAGCAGGAGTCGGAAAGCCTGAGCAACTTCCTGTACCTCATCAACCACCATGACAAGTGTAACAGCAATgaagtgctgctgctgctgtttgtCAAATCTTCCCCAGAGAACCTGGAGAGGAGGCAGGCCATCCGGGCCACCTGGGGGAATGAGAACTACATCCAAAGGGAGCTGGGGGCCAACGTGAGGGTGCTGTTTGCCCTGGGGGTCTACTCCAACCCCCAGCAGAGGGGCAGTGTGCAGAGAGGGCTGCTGGGGGAGGACCAGGTCTATGGAGACCTGGTCCAGCAGGACTTTGTGGACACCTTTCACAACCTCACCATCAAACTGCTGCTGCAGTTCCGCTGGAGACACAcctactgcagcaaagcacgCTTCCTCATGTCAGCCGACGACGACATCTTTATCCACATGCCTAACCTGGTGCACTACCTGCAGGGCCTGATCCAGCAGGGGGCTCGGGACCTCTGGGTGGGCCACGTGCACAGGGGAGCCCCCCCTATCCGCCAGAAGGACAGCAAGTACCACGTTCCTTATGAGATGTACCAGTGGCCCTCCTACCCAGACTACACCGCGGGGGCAGGGTACGTAGTCTCAAGGGACGTGGCTGCCAAAATCTACCAGGCAACTCTGTTCCTCAATGCCTCGCTGTACATTGACGATGTGTTCATGGGCATCTGTGCCAACGCCATGGGGGTGTCTCCCCAGGAACATGTTTACTTTTCAGGGGAAGGGAAGGCCCCCTATCACCCCTGCATCTATGATAAGATGATCACCTCTCACGGACATGTGGCAGACGTCCGGCGCCTGTGGAAGGCAGCTATGGACCCACAGATTCATGACATTTCCTCTGGCCAG GGTCTGCAGCTGGTATCATCTTCAAAATAA
- the LOC118391374 gene encoding lactosylceramide 1,3-N-acetyl-beta-D-glucosaminyltransferase A-like isoform X1: MFMNFRRIRRCQRVQLVTTGFVLSVLMVCWVQLDHHVENRYLVNSFDFINKSFGISQQESESLSNFLYLINHHDKCNSNEVLLLLFVKSSPENLERRQAIRATWGNENYIQRELGANVRVLFALGVYSNPQQRGSVQRGLLGEDQVYGDLVQQDFVDTFHNLTIKLLLQFRWRHTYCSKARFLMSADDDIFIHMPNLVHYLQGLIQQGARDLWVGHVHRGAPPIRQKDSKYHVPYEMYQWPSYPDYTAGAGYVVSRDVAAKIYQATLFLNASLYIDDVFMGICANAMGVSPQEHVYFSGEGKAPYHPCIYDKMITSHGHVADVRRLWKAAMDPQIHDISSGQVGKLYCTAVKIMLLCKPYYLNTYPCKAAFS; the protein is encoded by the coding sequence ATGTTTATGAATTTCAGAAGGATCAGAAGATGTCAACGTGTGCAGCTGGTGACGACAGGCTTTGTCCTGTCTGTGTTGATGGTGTGCTGGGTGCAGCTGGACCACCATGTGGAGAACCGTTACTTGGTCAACAGCTTTGACTTCATCAACAAGAGCTTTGGCATCAGCCAGCAGGAGTCGGAAAGCCTGAGCAACTTCCTGTACCTCATCAACCACCATGACAAGTGTAACAGCAATgaagtgctgctgctgctgtttgtCAAATCTTCCCCAGAGAACCTGGAGAGGAGGCAGGCCATCCGGGCCACCTGGGGGAATGAGAACTACATCCAAAGGGAGCTGGGGGCCAACGTGAGGGTGCTGTTTGCCCTGGGGGTCTACTCCAACCCCCAGCAGAGGGGCAGTGTGCAGAGAGGGCTGCTGGGGGAGGACCAGGTCTATGGAGACCTGGTCCAGCAGGACTTTGTGGACACCTTTCACAACCTCACCATCAAACTGCTGCTGCAGTTCCGCTGGAGACACAcctactgcagcaaagcacgCTTCCTCATGTCAGCCGACGACGACATCTTTATCCACATGCCTAACCTGGTGCACTACCTGCAGGGCCTGATCCAGCAGGGGGCTCGGGACCTCTGGGTGGGCCACGTGCACAGGGGAGCCCCCCCTATCCGCCAGAAGGACAGCAAGTACCACGTTCCTTATGAGATGTACCAGTGGCCCTCCTACCCAGACTACACCGCGGGGGCAGGGTACGTAGTCTCAAGGGACGTGGCTGCCAAAATCTACCAGGCAACTCTGTTCCTCAATGCCTCGCTGTACATTGACGATGTGTTCATGGGCATCTGTGCCAACGCCATGGGGGTGTCTCCCCAGGAACATGTTTACTTTTCAGGGGAAGGGAAGGCCCCCTATCACCCCTGCATCTATGATAAGATGATCACCTCTCACGGACATGTGGCAGACGTCCGGCGCCTGTGGAAGGCAGCTATGGACCCACAGATTCATGACATTTCCTCTGGCCAGGTGGGAAAGCTGTACTGCACAGCAGTGAAAATCATGCTCCTCTGTAAACCTTACTATTTAAATACCTACCCATGCAAGGCAGCCTTTTCATAG